TTTGAGCTGGGCGCTCGCGGCGGCCAGGCCGATGCTGACCGTCACCGACGTCCTGCGCGGCCCGCTGGGCGCCCCACTCCGCGCCCGTGTGCCGCAGCGGCGCTCCTTTCTTCTCCTGTGGCTGCGGTCGGGGCCGCGTACATTGAAAGTCGAGTGGGCGATGATCTTTCGCAGATCCTCCAGGTGCGGGTACGCTTCGCGCAGTGAACGCTCCGGAAACACGACGACGAACTCCTCACCGCCATAGCGGAAGGCATCGCCACCGCCCGTCACCTGCGAGATGCGAGCAGCGACCATTCGTAACACCTGGTCGCCGGTGTCGTGCCCGTATTCGTCGTTGAAACTCTTGAAATGATCGATGTCCAGCACCGCAATGCTGTAGTGGCCACCGAGCTGTTCGAGAGCCCGCTGCAGCGCGCGCCGGCCAGGAAGGCGGGTGAGTTCGTCGTGATACGCCAGCCGGTAGGAAGTCTCAACCACGCTCACCACCAGCACCAGCGCTGCGGTAGCCAGGTAGGCGGTTGCCACCTTGCCGTTCCCCATGGTGCGCACCGCCAGGAACGCTGCCCCAATGGCCCAGAAGAACCCGATGTCCTGGGGATGCCGCAGGAGCAGATAACGCAGCAGGAGCATGAGGACTGCGGCCAGGAAGAGAAACAGCGGCACCTGCGGCACATGCGCCCACGCGAAGAGTTGCGGGGCTAGGAGAGGCTCGCGCAGCACATCCAGGCTGGCCGCCAGTTCGGAGCGAGAAACCACCGAGACCGCTCCCGCCTGCGCCAGCAACAGGGCGGCTGGCACCCCGACCGACTCCAGCCGGAACGCCAGGTCGTCGGCAAACGCCAGCAGGACCAGGTTGATGGGGAGCAGTACGGCCAGCAGGTCAAACATCGCCGGGGCTCCTCCGGACTGAGCAAAGGACATGCCCCGGTCCACCAACAGCATCACCAGGAACGCCAGGAATGCCCGCCGGGCCTGGAATCGCCAAGCCAGGAGCGCGCCGGCCGCCAACGTGGCGTAAAGATAGAAGTCCGCCACCGCCGCCGGCGGGGAAACCTCCCTTCCCTCGAGCAGCGCCATCGCACACAGCACGATCAGGCCTCCAGGAAGCAGGAAGGACAGCAGTGCTTTCCCGGGCCAGGAACTCAAGGGTGAGCCTCCAAGTCTGTGTACTGAATGGTAATTATGGAATTCTGCGAGTGAATCCAGGAATAACTACAAGGGTTCGGACGACCGCCAACGGGTAGTCACAGAACCGCAGTCTCTTCGATCATCCGCCCTTCGGCAAACCGCTCCAGGTTGAGCAGCTTGGCGTCCACCACGTCCGTCTTTCCCGTGAGGATCAGGTCGGAAACAATCTTGCCGGTGGCTGGGGCGTGCATCACCCCATGTCCGCTGAAGCCATTGGCGAAGAACAGGCCTCGGACGCCGGATGCAGGTCCCAGGACGGGATGATGGTCGGGAGTCATCTCGTACAAACCCGCCCAGGCGCGCTTGGGATTCACGGCCACTTGCTCGAAGCAGGGCACTCGGTCCGCGGCGCGCGTCAGCACCTTTTCGATGAAGTTGGGATCGAAGTCGGTCTTGAATCCCGGCGTTTCCTCCGGATCGTTCCACGCCAGCAGGAAACCGAGAGCCTCCGGGCGAAAATGAAAGCCGTTGGACATGTCGATGATCATGGGCGCGGTCCGGGGGAAGGCGTCGAACGGCTCGGTCGGCACCAGCATGCGGCGCAACGGCTCGACCGGCAGGTCCACCCCCGCCATGCGGGCCACTCCCGCGGCCCACGCTCCCGCCGCGTTCACCACCGTGCGCGTCCCGACCGGACCGCGTGTCGTCTCTACGCACGAAACGCCATCTCCATTACGGGCAATCCCGGTCACCTCGGTATCCCGCCATAGGCGCGCTCCTTGTTCGGCGGCGCGGGTCATGAAGCCCACCATGGCACTGTAAGGGTCCACGAATCCGTCCGTGGAGCAGAAACTGCCGCCGCGAATGTCATCCGAGCGCAGTTGCGGGTACATCCGCGTGATGTCGTCGGCGGAGATCAGCCGCGCTGTCTTCAAACCCAGCGCTACCTGACGTTCATAGTTGGCGCGCAAGTAACTCAAATGTGCGTCGCTGGTCGCGGCGAACAAATACCCCTGCGGCCGGTAACCCGAAGGATGCCCCAGCCGCTCCTCGAACGAGGCGTAGAACGGGATGGAGTACAGCGACATCTGGATGTTGACAGGGGTCGAGAACTGGGCCCGCACGCCGCCCATGCTCTTGCCGGTGGAGCCCTTGCCCTGATGGGTTTCCCGCTCGATCACCAACACATCCCGGCATCCGGCTTCCGTCAGGTGATAGGCGATGCTCGACCCGACGATTCCGCCGCCGATAATGACCACTTCCGCCGTGTGCACTGTGGGACTCGCACTCGCAGGGCAGCATTGTAGACGAGCACGAAGATAGAATGTCTGAGTGTCAACTTCGAGACATATCGCAACCGCTTTCGTCCGCGCGCGGACTCGACGTCACCTGCTGACCTGGACAACGGTCGCGGCCTTGTTCCTCGGGCTGCCGGTTCCTCAGCTCAACGGCCAGCAGGCGTCTCCGCCTGCCACCAAGGCCGCGGCTCCGGCCGTCAAGCTGAAGGAGCCCGGTCTACCCAATCTCGGGCGTGTCAACGAGCGCTTGTTTCGCGGCGGCCAGCCGGAAGAGAAAGGATTTGACACACTCCGCCGGCTGGGCGTCGAGATCGTCGTTGACTTCAACACCAGCCAGGATGCGATCCGCAAGGAGCGCACCGAGGTGGAGTCGCGCGGCATGCGCTACCTGAGCATCCCCTGGAGCGCACGATCACTTCCAAGCAAGGAGCAGGTCGAGGAGTTCCTTCGTCTGACGCGCAATCATCCGCGCACCACGATATTCGTGCACTGCCACCGTGGCGCGGATCGAACGGGTGTGATGGTGGCGGCTTATCGCATGGCGTTCGAGGGATGGACTCCGGAGCAAGCCCTGGCTGAGATGGAACAGTTCAAGTTTCACGGCTTCTGGTACCGGCACCTGAAGCAGTACGTGCGTGACTTCCCCGCCCTGCTGCGTTCTGATCCCGGCTTCATCTCGGCCCTCTCCCCGGCTTCGTCGCACTAGTTGGCTTCTCATACCGGAAGCGCAGGCTGGGCGGCGCGGTGCCCCGGTCCAAGCGCGTGTTGAAGTTGAGCAGATACTCGAGCGCCGCCGCGTCATCCGGGAAGGCCTTGGATGCAGGATAGGGATACGTCCCCATGCCGTGGAACGGCAGTGGATCCACGCTGTACGCGAGCGCAGCGTAAAAGTCCATGTCCTTGGTGAAGCCGTCAGCGTAAAAGAAGTAGTCGCGCTTCCACCCTTGGGGCAGCGGTGGCAGGCCGGCCGGATCAAAGTCCAGCGCCACCTGGTCGCCTGAGCCCATCACCACGAATCGATCCTCGGCCGCAGTCAGGAGTTCATGTACTTCGCCGTAGCGCGTGAAGCTGCCCAGGTGGCGTGCGTACGGCCCCGTCGCGCTCACCTGGGCGTAATCAAAGCGCACGTTGCCTGTGGGATGCCCCTCGACCAGACGCGGGTATCCCAGGTACGCAAGCTCGGCTCGGGCCAGTGGAACCTCGTTCAGACGCACGGGAGGTGCATCGCTCGTGCGATCGATCAGGATCTGGTCCCAGTAGATGGAGAGATTGGTACGGATGCGGATGCGCCGTGCCCCCGCGGGAAGCTTCCCGGAGAGGTCCGCAATCATGGTGCGCGCCAGTCCCGCCGGAAAACCCATTTCATCGACCACCTTCACCCAATGCCCGCCGGCATCGAGCGCCTCGACGTAGGGGACGATAGCCTGCACGCCCGCCTGATCCGCCGCATAGGCTGACGTCGGCGTGAAGTAGTCGATATATCCGGTCATGATCAGTCGCAGCGGTCCGGCGGTGTACGGCTCACCCAGATCCAATTCCAGGCTGTGCAGCTCGGCGAAGCCGCGGAATGCCTGGCGCGCGAAGCTGTCCACATAACGCTGGTCAGTCTGTTCGACCAACGGCAACACATTGTGCCCGCGGTCATCCCAGGCGCCCGCCGGTGGTCGAGCCCCACGGGAAGCAATCACCCGGAATTCCGGAAACGGCGGCCCAATGCGGAAGTGTTCGTTGGGATGAACCTCCACGCCTTCGGGATGATCCACGGCCAGCAGGCGGACCTGGTCGAGATAGACGGTCTCTTCCATGGGCTCGACGAAGCGAAAGCTCAAGCGTCCCTCGCGTGGCCGGACGCGCTCGCCGCCCACCTTCACGTACTCGGTTGGGTCCGGGATGTTCTGCTCTCCCGGCGCCACCCAGTGCCCCAGGACTCCGGCGCCCACCATGTCCGTCACGAATTCGTAGCGTTCACCGTTCCAGGCAAACAAGACCGGGCAGGAAGAGCCTCGCCGGTCGATCTCATCCACGGTCACCGAGCGGCCCGCCACGAACTGGATTTCATCCTGCAGGACGCCGGTGGGCCACAGCATGCGCACGATGTCAGCGCGGCGCTCCCGCCCCAGGCCGGCCAGGATCTCCGGTGCGCTCTGCCCCAGGTACCCGGACGACGAGCCGATCTCCCATTTCTGCCACTGGGTTCCGGCGAATACCTCCACCTTGGTGCCCACCGCGCTCTTGTTGTCGTTCAGGCCTCGAAAGGCCAGCCGCAACCAGCCGTTGCGATTGCCGCCGTCGTTTCGCAAAAGGACCGCCGGGCCGTTGTTCTGCGTAATCAACAGGTCGCTGTCGCCGTCGCGATCATAGTCGGCTGCCAGAACCGCACGAGGGCTCGACAGTTTCAAGCCTCTAAGCGCGGTTGCGCGTGTAACGTCTTCGAAACCTTGAGTTCCTTTGTTCCGCAGGACCTTGAGTTCCCCGCCGCCGTTCGATTCGCCGGCGGCCACCAGGTCGATCCAACCATCGTTGTCGTAATCAACCGCCGCCACTCCCCAGCCACGCCGCCAACCCGTCTCAGGCAGCGCAACCATCTCGAAGGACTTCCCCTTCAGATTGCGCCACAAGCTAAGTCCGGGCGCTTGCGTATGGGTGAATGCGAGGTCCATCCAGCCGTCTTTGTCGAAGTCAAATACGACGGCCCCCACCGCCGGTCCGGGCATCGCTTGTGCCCAAGGCTGCTCGGCACGGAACTTCCCTTCCCTTGGATTCAGGTACATGGTCGGCGCCGGGCCGGTGCCGGTCACCACCAGGTCCACGGCGCGGTCGGAATTCAGGTCCGAGAGAACCGCTCCAAAGCTCGGATTCTCGCCCGCCAGCCCGGTCTGCTCGGTGCGCTCCGTGAAAGTTCCATTGCCATTGTTACGCCACAGGACGTTACCCATTGGCGCAGCGAGAGGAACCGGCTCGGAATTCGCCGGGTCGCTTACCGTCTGGAATCGCGCCGCATAGAGATCCAGGTCTCCGTCGTGGTCATAGTCCACGAAGGTCACACCCAGGAACAGGCCCTTGGGCTCTGAATGAGAGGCTTCGCCGCCTGCCTCAAGGCCCGCCTTGGCGGTAACGTCTTCGAATTTCGCGCCCAGGTTGTGGAACAAGCGAACGCCGCCCCGGAAGCTCACGGCCAGGTCCGTTTTGCCATCATTGTCGAAGTCACCAGCCGTACAGGACATGGCCTGCCCGTCAGTCCTGAGTCCCGCGGTCTGGGTCGCATTCACAAACCGTCCCGGCGCTACGTTGTGATATAGCGCGATAGCGCTATCTCCGCCGCTGTTCAGCAGCGCGAGATCCGGTCGCCCATCGCCGTCGTAATCGAAAAAGCACGCGCCGGACCCCAGTTCCTCATCTGACCCGGTCGGGGAGCTGCGATGTGTGAACCGCAAACCGGTCGCTCGCGCAACCGG
This genomic window from Terriglobales bacterium contains:
- a CDS encoding GGDEF domain-containing protein yields the protein MSSWPGKALLSFLLPGGLIVLCAMALLEGREVSPPAAVADFYLYATLAAGALLAWRFQARRAFLAFLVMLLVDRGMSFAQSGGAPAMFDLLAVLLPINLVLLAFADDLAFRLESVGVPAALLLAQAGAVSVVSRSELAASLDVLREPLLAPQLFAWAHVPQVPLFLFLAAVLMLLLRYLLLRHPQDIGFFWAIGAAFLAVRTMGNGKVATAYLATAALVLVVSVVETSYRLAYHDELTRLPGRRALQRALEQLGGHYSIAVLDIDHFKSFNDEYGHDTGDQVLRMVAARISQVTGGGDAFRYGGEEFVVVFPERSLREAYPHLEDLRKIIAHSTFNVRGPDRSHRRRKERRCGTRARSGAPSGPRRTSVTVSIGLAAASAQLKQPEDVVRMADKALYRAKAAGRNRVEVAGLSRPIDRPRQQAPVGT
- a CDS encoding FAD-dependent oxidoreductase, coding for MHTAEVVIIGGGIVGSSIAYHLTEAGCRDVLVIERETHQGKGSTGKSMGGVRAQFSTPVNIQMSLYSIPFYASFEERLGHPSGYRPQGYLFAATSDAHLSYLRANYERQVALGLKTARLISADDITRMYPQLRSDDIRGGSFCSTDGFVDPYSAMVGFMTRAAEQGARLWRDTEVTGIARNGDGVSCVETTRGPVGTRTVVNAAGAWAAGVARMAGVDLPVEPLRRMLVPTEPFDAFPRTAPMIIDMSNGFHFRPEALGFLLAWNDPEETPGFKTDFDPNFIEKVLTRAADRVPCFEQVAVNPKRAWAGLYEMTPDHHPVLGPASGVRGLFFANGFSGHGVMHAPATGKIVSDLILTGKTDVVDAKLLNLERFAEGRMIEETAVL
- a CDS encoding tyrosine-protein phosphatase — protein: MSTSRHIATAFVRARTRRHLLTWTTVAALFLGLPVPQLNGQQASPPATKAAAPAVKLKEPGLPNLGRVNERLFRGGQPEEKGFDTLRRLGVEIVVDFNTSQDAIRKERTEVESRGMRYLSIPWSARSLPSKEQVEEFLRLTRNHPRTTIFVHCHRGADRTGVMVAAYRMAFEGWTPEQALAEMEQFKFHGFWYRHLKQYVRDFPALLRSDPGFISALSPASSH
- a CDS encoding FG-GAP-like repeat-containing protein, which produces MNQQRFAQALQQFEQAAALDRRLWVARLNQGIARYNAQQFDRAKAILEEITRSHPESVRAWYNLGLLLRQQGESEAALQAFGRAAQLDPDDADTQYFLGWMATQLENYGDAIAAYGRALALNPFHASAEFGLARALQRRGQTEQAREHLARFQRITQEKLGAPISLAYGDQGRYSLAEEIGGVRRTPIAAVPVRFAPVARATGLRFTHRSSPTGSDEELGSGACFFDYDGDGRPDLALLNSGGDSAIALYHNVAPGRFVNATQTAGLRTDGQAMSCTAGDFDNDGKTDLAVSFRGGVRLFHNLGAKFEDVTAKAGLEAGGEASHSEPKGLFLGVTFVDYDHDGDLDLYAARFQTVSDPANSEPVPLAAPMGNVLWRNNGNGTFTERTEQTGLAGENPSFGAVLSDLNSDRAVDLVVTGTGPAPTMYLNPREGKFRAEQPWAQAMPGPAVGAVVFDFDKDGWMDLAFTHTQAPGLSLWRNLKGKSFEMVALPETGWRRGWGVAAVDYDNDGWIDLVAAGESNGGGELKVLRNKGTQGFEDVTRATALRGLKLSSPRAVLAADYDRDGDSDLLITQNNGPAVLLRNDGGNRNGWLRLAFRGLNDNKSAVGTKVEVFAGTQWQKWEIGSSSGYLGQSAPEILAGLGRERRADIVRMLWPTGVLQDEIQFVAGRSVTVDEIDRRGSSCPVLFAWNGERYEFVTDMVGAGVLGHWVAPGEQNIPDPTEYVKVGGERVRPREGRLSFRFVEPMEETVYLDQVRLLAVDHPEGVEVHPNEHFRIGPPFPEFRVIASRGARPPAGAWDDRGHNVLPLVEQTDQRYVDSFARQAFRGFAELHSLELDLGEPYTAGPLRLIMTGYIDYFTPTSAYAADQAGVQAIVPYVEALDAGGHWVKVVDEMGFPAGLARTMIADLSGKLPAGARRIRIRTNLSIYWDQILIDRTSDAPPVRLNEVPLARAELAYLGYPRLVEGHPTGNVRFDYAQVSATGPYARHLGSFTRYGEVHELLTAAEDRFVVMGSGDQVALDFDPAGLPPLPQGWKRDYFFYADGFTKDMDFYAALAYSVDPLPFHGMGTYPYPASKAFPDDAAALEYLLNFNTRLDRGTAPPSLRFRYEKPTSATKPGRGPR